The following proteins come from a genomic window of Alkalinema sp. FACHB-956:
- a CDS encoding ABC transporter ATP-binding protein, with product MQGYLSKFFYVLSGRKKELGLLMALATLASILEAFGIGMVGPFIAVATNPDSAVLGWFQERFAIPKGQEWKVVLCLGLAVVLIFYVKTFVSFCVQRYIFQYGYRQQGLLCSRLMYAYSRAPYTYHLSHNSAELTQNMLSETELFTNRVLLPLLFVGANVAVITAIVILLITTNAIAVVIVGGVFLVSFLLIKRFKGRVSGWGKDRSEAYEEMIRIINHSFGGLKEIRVIGCEPYFERQANTQMMRYANSASSFFAFTNLPRYTMEAFLVTFLVLFTFLFLQLSGGSSENLNAILGIFAMASIRMLPAITLVINGTSDIRYATSALNRIYFSLQELEQISGQAKTLPYDPDCVGKDKVISPMNFDREVILDQVTYRYPGSAEYALKGISLTLKKGESIGLIGRSGAGKTTLVDVILGLLELEEGQITVDGVSIYEDLASWQHLIGYVPQTIFLTDDTLERNIAFGVPDHLIDQHQLQKAIEIAQLTELVERLPEGINTVLGERGMRLSGGQRQRVGIARTIYHDREILVFDEATAALDNETESLVSEAVKALGGLKTMIIIAHRLTTVEHCDRIYMMERGQVVKSGSYEEVVLKAPTTTPQQS from the coding sequence ATGCAGGGATATTTATCCAAGTTTTTCTACGTTTTATCAGGGCGCAAGAAGGAACTCGGTCTTCTGATGGCGCTGGCTACGCTTGCATCGATTCTGGAAGCCTTTGGGATTGGCATGGTAGGCCCCTTTATTGCAGTGGCAACCAATCCCGACTCAGCCGTTTTGGGTTGGTTCCAGGAACGTTTTGCCATACCCAAGGGGCAGGAGTGGAAGGTTGTACTCTGCTTGGGGCTGGCCGTTGTTTTGATTTTCTATGTCAAGACATTTGTGAGTTTTTGCGTTCAGCGCTACATTTTTCAGTACGGCTATCGCCAACAGGGTCTCCTCTGTTCCCGGCTGATGTATGCCTACTCCCGTGCACCCTACACCTACCATCTCAGCCACAATTCCGCTGAACTGACGCAGAATATGCTGAGTGAGACAGAATTATTCACAAACCGGGTGTTGCTTCCTCTGCTGTTTGTTGGTGCAAATGTCGCAGTCATCACCGCGATCGTCATTCTGCTAATCACCACCAATGCTATTGCTGTAGTCATTGTGGGGGGTGTCTTCCTGGTTTCCTTTCTACTGATCAAACGTTTCAAGGGACGTGTTTCTGGCTGGGGCAAGGATCGATCGGAAGCTTATGAAGAAATGATTCGAATTATTAACCATAGCTTTGGAGGACTTAAGGAAATTCGGGTGATTGGCTGTGAACCTTACTTTGAACGACAGGCCAACACCCAAATGATGCGCTACGCCAACTCTGCCTCATCCTTCTTTGCCTTCACCAATTTGCCTCGATACACGATGGAGGCATTTTTGGTGACATTTTTGGTGTTATTTACATTCCTATTCTTACAACTCAGCGGCGGAAGTTCTGAAAATCTTAATGCCATTCTAGGCATCTTCGCAATGGCGTCCATCCGCATGTTGCCTGCGATCACCTTGGTGATTAATGGAACTAGTGATATTCGCTACGCCACCTCCGCCCTCAATCGCATTTACTTTAGCTTGCAGGAGTTGGAGCAAATCTCTGGACAGGCCAAGACATTACCCTACGATCCTGACTGCGTCGGCAAGGATAAAGTAATTTCTCCAATGAACTTCGATCGCGAGGTGATCCTCGATCAGGTCACCTATCGCTATCCTGGATCCGCTGAGTATGCCCTGAAAGGAATTTCTCTCACGTTGAAAAAAGGTGAATCCATTGGACTCATTGGTCGATCGGGCGCAGGTAAAACCACCTTGGTTGATGTCATTTTAGGCCTGTTGGAGCTAGAGGAAGGACAGATTACCGTCGATGGCGTTTCCATCTATGAGGACCTCGCTTCTTGGCAACACTTAATTGGCTATGTGCCTCAAACGATTTTTCTGACGGACGATACCTTAGAAAGGAACATTGCCTTTGGGGTGCCGGATCACCTGATCGACCAACATCAGTTACAAAAAGCGATCGAAATTGCCCAACTGACAGAATTAGTAGAGCGTTTGCCCGAGGGCATTAATACCGTCTTGGGAGAGCGGGGAATGCGCTTGTCTGGGGGACAACGGCAACGGGTCGGCATTGCTCGAACCATTTACCACGATCGCGAAATTTTAGTGTTTGACGAAGCCACCGCTGCCCTCGACAACGAGACCGAAAGCTTAGTCAGTGAAGCCGTGAAAGCCTTAGGTGGTCTAAAAACCATGATTATCATTGCCCACCGACTAACGACGGTAGAACACTGCGATCGCATCTACATGATGGAACGGGGACAAGTGGTGAAGTCCGGTAGCTACGAGGAAGTGGTTCTCAAAGCCCCCACCACGACTCCTCAACAATCCTAA
- a CDS encoding glycosyltransferase translates to MAEALPRVSIGVPVYNGEAFLRDCLDSLLGQTFSDFEIIISDNASTDSTEAICREYAARDARIYYYRNDYNIGPVANFDRVLRLARGEYFKWAAHDDVSAPEWLARCVEVLEHHPEVALCYTRMGVIDSQGQLLKEYCYDIQSNVAQTPRRFRNLMCVDHRRHSAIEIFGLMRREMMLKIPPQGLYARGDSVYLARVSLFGRFYEVPEVLFFNRDHGERSSRLPSNTIRSYTRMAAWLGVGPLPPTEWWDSSKRGKLTFPEWNLIREYWRSVRLAPLSLRDRMACYLAVGYWLIGHGPKLLRDVLIAAELVLRKFFLGSNTWQASGEVSKGSV, encoded by the coding sequence ATGGCAGAAGCCTTACCCCGTGTCAGTATTGGCGTTCCCGTCTACAATGGTGAAGCTTTTTTAAGAGATTGCCTGGACTCTCTTTTGGGGCAAACCTTTTCCGATTTTGAAATTATCATTTCGGACAATGCCTCGACGGATAGCACCGAAGCTATTTGTCGAGAGTATGCTGCACGGGATGCCCGGATTTATTATTATCGGAATGACTATAATATTGGGCCTGTGGCAAACTTCGATCGGGTGTTACGGCTGGCACGAGGTGAATACTTTAAGTGGGCTGCCCATGATGATGTCTCTGCCCCTGAGTGGCTCGCTCGGTGTGTAGAAGTTCTCGAACACCATCCCGAAGTGGCTCTATGTTATACCCGCATGGGGGTGATTGATTCCCAAGGCCAGTTGCTCAAAGAGTATTGCTACGATATTCAGTCTAATGTTGCTCAAACACCACGACGTTTTCGCAACTTGATGTGTGTGGATCACCGCCGCCATTCTGCGATTGAAATCTTTGGATTGATGCGACGTGAAATGATGCTGAAGATTCCACCGCAGGGACTGTATGCCCGGGGAGATAGTGTTTATTTAGCTCGGGTGTCCCTATTTGGCCGTTTTTATGAAGTGCCCGAGGTTTTATTTTTTAACCGTGATCACGGGGAACGCTCTTCACGGCTGCCCTCCAACACGATTCGCAGCTATACACGCATGGCGGCTTGGCTAGGAGTTGGACCTCTCCCCCCAACAGAATGGTGGGACTCGAGTAAACGTGGCAAGCTGACTTTTCCTGAATGGAATTTGATAAGAGAGTATTGGAGATCGGTGAGATTAGCTCCTTTATCACTGCGAGATAGAATGGCTTGCTATCTTGCGGTTGGATACTGGCTAATTGGGCACGGTCCAAAATTATTACGTGATGTCTTGATCGCTGCAGAGTTGGTTCTCAGGAAATTTTTTCTTGGAAGTAATACCTGGCAAGCCAGTGGTGAAGTGAGTAAGGGCAGCGTATAA
- a CDS encoding class I SAM-dependent methyltransferase, with amino-acid sequence MSKSNCRFCDAPLKHTFVDLGMSPLCQTHITSEQLNHMEPFYPLHTYVCDHCLLVQLQEYVSPQEIFTEYAYFSSYVDALLRNASNYTDLMVERFKLNAQSQVVEVASNDGYLLQYFLKKGIPVLGVEPAVNVSQVAIEKGIPVVNKFFGRQTATELAAERGQADLLLGNNVLAHVPDINDFVGGLKILLKPTGVITMEFPHLMQLMQDNLFDTVYHEHFSYLSCLVVEKIFAAHGLTLFDVDEIPIHGGSLRIYARHTEDASKPVSDRVAAFIEREKAFGLTQLETYFTFTEKVKATKRQLLQFLITVKEKGKTIAGYGAPGKGNTLLNYCGIRTDFLDYTVDRNPYKQGKFTPGTHIPIYSPDKIQETKPDYLLILPWNVKDEIMEQMSFIRDWGGQFVVPLPEVKVYS; translated from the coding sequence ATGAGTAAATCAAATTGTCGATTTTGTGATGCTCCCTTAAAACACACTTTTGTCGATTTGGGAATGTCTCCCCTCTGTCAAACCCATATCACGTCAGAACAGCTCAATCACATGGAGCCGTTTTACCCCCTCCATACCTACGTGTGCGATCACTGCTTGTTGGTGCAATTGCAAGAGTATGTGAGTCCCCAAGAGATTTTCACGGAGTACGCCTATTTTTCGTCCTATGTGGATGCGCTACTCAGGAATGCCAGCAACTACACAGACTTGATGGTGGAGCGATTTAAACTGAATGCCCAGAGTCAAGTGGTAGAGGTGGCGAGTAACGATGGATATTTGTTGCAGTATTTCCTGAAAAAAGGGATACCGGTTTTAGGGGTAGAACCTGCAGTGAATGTGTCCCAGGTGGCGATCGAAAAGGGCATTCCGGTGGTCAACAAGTTCTTTGGTCGGCAAACGGCTACGGAGCTTGCGGCTGAACGGGGACAAGCGGATTTGCTCCTCGGCAATAATGTGTTAGCGCACGTGCCTGATATCAATGATTTTGTCGGCGGTCTCAAGATTTTGCTCAAGCCAACCGGCGTGATCACGATGGAATTTCCCCATCTGATGCAGTTGATGCAGGACAATCTGTTTGACACGGTTTACCACGAACATTTTTCCTATCTCTCCTGTTTGGTGGTGGAGAAAATCTTCGCAGCCCACGGCTTGACGTTGTTTGATGTGGATGAGATTCCGATTCACGGCGGTTCCCTGCGCATTTACGCTCGCCATACGGAAGATGCGTCTAAGCCCGTCAGCGATCGGGTGGCGGCCTTTATTGAGCGGGAGAAGGCGTTTGGACTGACCCAACTGGAGACCTATTTCACCTTTACCGAAAAGGTCAAAGCCACGAAGCGGCAGCTCTTGCAGTTTCTGATCACGGTGAAGGAAAAGGGCAAAACCATTGCGGGCTATGGTGCACCGGGTAAGGGCAATACCCTGCTGAACTACTGCGGCATTCGTACGGACTTTCTCGATTACACCGTCGATCGCAACCCCTACAAGCAAGGGAAGTTCACGCCCGGAACCCACATCCCAATCTACTCGCCGGACAAAATCCAAGAAACGAAGCCGGATTATCTGCTGATTTTGCCCTGGAATGTGAAGGACGAAATTATGGAGCAGATGTCCTTTATTCGCGACTGGGGTGGGCAATTTGTGGTACCGCTGCCGGAAGTGAAGGTGTATTCCTAG
- a CDS encoding NAD-dependent epimerase/dehydratase family protein produces the protein MGGNIDAIVLDDRQTNPVQTAQDIIQEDLDYICKNLAEEFGTMAGKSLLITGGAGFLGYYFVQSVLHWNKQVEAARQIRLTVFDNYSRGVPTWLTDLEGDPTLTLRKQDLKDPLPADMGDFQYIIHAASIASPTFYRRDPIGTMDANVNGLRNLLEYFKQQRDAGKEVGGFLFFSSSEIYGDPSPENIPTPEDYRGFVSCTGPRACYDEAKRYGETLCVNFAQQYNLPIKSARPFNNYGPGLKITDRRLLPDFARDIFSGRDITMLSDGSPKRTFCYSADSITGYYKVLVKGHPGEAYNIGIESPEISVAELAELTVKYARNLFGYQGKVVRQVSEDKDYLVDNPNRRCPVITKARTHLGYNPTILIEEGLRRSLIWYHDNQVAEDA, from the coding sequence ATGGGTGGAAATATCGATGCGATCGTCCTCGACGATCGGCAAACCAATCCAGTGCAGACAGCTCAGGATATTATCCAGGAAGATTTAGATTACATCTGCAAAAATCTTGCTGAAGAATTTGGCACCATGGCGGGTAAAAGCCTACTGATTACCGGTGGGGCTGGTTTTCTGGGCTACTATTTTGTGCAATCGGTGCTGCATTGGAATAAACAGGTGGAGGCCGCTCGCCAAATTCGCTTGACGGTTTTTGATAACTATTCCCGAGGGGTGCCCACCTGGCTGACTGATCTCGAAGGCGATCCCACCCTGACCCTGCGCAAGCAAGATCTCAAGGATCCCCTGCCCGCCGACATGGGTGACTTCCAGTACATCATCCACGCCGCTTCGATCGCCTCGCCTACGTTCTATCGTCGAGACCCGATCGGCACCATGGATGCCAACGTCAACGGCCTGCGCAACCTGTTGGAATACTTCAAGCAGCAGCGCGATGCGGGTAAAGAAGTGGGCGGCTTCCTGTTCTTCTCCAGCAGCGAAATCTACGGCGATCCCTCCCCCGAGAACATTCCCACCCCTGAGGATTATCGCGGATTTGTCTCCTGCACCGGCCCCCGCGCCTGCTACGACGAAGCCAAACGCTATGGCGAAACCCTCTGCGTCAACTTTGCCCAGCAGTACAACCTGCCGATTAAGTCCGCCCGTCCCTTCAACAATTACGGCCCCGGCCTCAAGATCACCGATCGTCGTCTGCTGCCGGATTTTGCCCGCGATATTTTCTCCGGGCGGGATATCACGATGTTGTCCGACGGCTCCCCCAAACGTACCTTCTGCTACTCCGCCGACTCGATTACGGGCTACTACAAAGTGCTGGTGAAGGGTCATCCCGGTGAAGCCTACAACATCGGCATCGAATCGCCGGAAATCTCCGTGGCGGAACTAGCGGAACTCACCGTAAAGTATGCCCGTAATCTGTTTGGCTACCAGGGCAAGGTCGTGCGTCAAGTCAGCGAAGACAAAGACTACCTGGTGGATAACCCCAACCGTCGCTGCCCTGTCATCACCAAGGCCCGTACCCATCTGGGCTATAACCCGACCATTCTGATCGAAGAAGGACTACGCCGATCGCTGATCTGGTACCACGACAACCAAGTTGCGGAGGATGCATAA
- a CDS encoding UDP-glucose/GDP-mannose dehydrogenase family protein, giving the protein MQVSIIGTGYVGLVSGVCFADKGHQVVCVDIDPNKVEKINQGFSPFYEPGLDELLERNIHSRLKATTDFRQAILDTDVSLIAVGTPFDGREVDLTYVKQVAQQIGEALKDKSTYHLVIVKSTVVPGTTDQVVLPILEAASGKKAGVDFGVGMNPEFLTEGEAISDFMYPDRIVLGGIDDRSIDLLDQLYEGFDGVDRLRTNNSTAEMIKYTSNSLLALLISFSNEIGNLCAAIGNTDIVEVMQGVHNSRYLTTVMPNGDRIVPPITSFLAAGCGFGGSCLPKDVKALIAHGEKYGSPMPLLDAVIQVNQAQPKQVIARLHKHFPSLEGVRVAILGLSFRPNTNDMRESPAIPIVRDLLAQKAILKAYDPVANAEAQHILGADALEYCDSLNQVLEGVQAVVLVTRWDEFRSVPELLTKLDPQPVFVDGRRLLDQHSIAKYEGIGL; this is encoded by the coding sequence ATGCAGGTTTCAATTATTGGCACCGGCTATGTCGGACTGGTTTCGGGCGTTTGTTTTGCGGATAAGGGCCATCAGGTGGTCTGCGTCGATATCGATCCCAACAAAGTTGAAAAGATCAACCAGGGCTTCTCGCCGTTCTATGAACCGGGCCTGGATGAACTGTTGGAGCGCAATATCCACAGCCGCCTCAAGGCCACCACGGATTTCCGGCAGGCGATTTTGGACACGGACGTGTCGCTGATTGCGGTGGGAACCCCCTTTGATGGGCGCGAAGTGGATCTGACCTATGTCAAACAGGTGGCCCAGCAGATCGGTGAAGCGCTCAAGGACAAGTCCACCTATCACCTCGTCATCGTCAAGAGTACAGTGGTGCCGGGAACGACCGATCAGGTGGTGCTGCCCATTCTCGAGGCGGCCTCGGGCAAAAAAGCAGGTGTGGACTTCGGCGTCGGCATGAACCCGGAATTCCTCACAGAAGGGGAAGCGATAAGCGACTTTATGTACCCCGATCGCATTGTCCTGGGCGGCATTGACGATCGCAGTATTGATCTGCTGGATCAGCTCTACGAAGGCTTTGACGGTGTCGATCGGCTGCGGACGAATAACTCCACCGCCGAGATGATAAAGTACACCTCCAACTCGCTGCTGGCACTGTTGATCTCCTTCTCCAACGAAATTGGCAACCTCTGTGCGGCGATCGGAAATACCGACATTGTCGAAGTGATGCAGGGGGTTCACAATAGCCGCTATCTGACCACAGTAATGCCCAACGGAGATCGGATCGTGCCGCCGATTACCAGCTTCTTGGCGGCGGGCTGTGGCTTTGGCGGAAGCTGTCTGCCCAAGGACGTGAAAGCGCTGATTGCCCACGGCGAAAAATACGGCAGTCCCATGCCCCTGCTGGATGCGGTAATTCAGGTTAACCAAGCCCAGCCTAAACAGGTGATTGCCCGACTGCACAAGCATTTCCCCTCCCTCGAAGGGGTGCGGGTGGCGATCCTGGGGCTGTCCTTCCGACCCAACACCAACGACATGCGCGAATCTCCTGCGATTCCGATCGTGCGAGATCTCCTGGCGCAAAAAGCTATCCTGAAAGCCTACGATCCGGTCGCCAATGCAGAAGCCCAGCACATCCTGGGAGCCGATGCGTTGGAATACTGCGACAGCCTCAATCAGGTCTTAGAAGGGGTGCAAGCCGTGGTGCTCGTGACCCGCTGGGATGAGTTTCGATCGGTGCCGGAACTGCTCACCAAACTCGATCCGCAGCCTGTGTTTGTGGACGGTCGTCGTCTGCTCGACCAGCACAGCATCGCGAAGTACGAAGGCATCGGCTTGTAA
- a CDS encoding DUF4910 domain-containing protein has translation MNISDLRQTLDLAQTVQEMEFLVRALYPICRSITGEGFRQTLQILQTQIPLTQHQVPSGTQVFDWTVPREWTIRDAYVKNSQGDRVIDFQRSNLHVVNYSIPVHTKLSLQDLKPHLFSLPDRPDWIPYRTSYYKDTWGFCLSHNQLLALPEDEYEVRIDSSLEPGYLSYGEYYLPGETPEEVLISCHACHPSLANDNLSGIAIATTLAKHLSEIHRRYSYRFIFIPATIGSITWLSRNEEIVDRIRHGLVLSCLGDPGHSTYKKSRRGDAEIDRAVLHILQHSGKDYKVIDFSPYGYDERQYCSPGFNLPVGCFMRTPNSQFPEYHTSADNLEFIQPWALQDSFTKCLGVLSVLEHNKTYLNQNPKCEPQLGKRGLYRAVGGPAGTGINEMAMLWTLNLSDGLHSLLEIADRSGYAFDAIKKAADALEEAGLLKALS, from the coding sequence ATGAATATTAGCGATCTCCGACAAACGCTGGATCTGGCGCAAACGGTGCAGGAGATGGAGTTCCTCGTGCGCGCACTCTACCCAATCTGCCGCAGCATTACGGGTGAGGGCTTTCGTCAGACGCTCCAGATTCTCCAAACCCAGATTCCCTTGACCCAACATCAAGTGCCCTCGGGAACTCAGGTCTTTGACTGGACGGTGCCCCGCGAGTGGACGATTCGGGATGCCTATGTGAAAAACTCCCAGGGCGATCGGGTGATTGATTTCCAGCGATCGAACCTGCACGTGGTCAACTACAGCATTCCGGTTCACACGAAGCTCTCCCTCCAAGACCTCAAACCCCACCTGTTTAGCCTGCCCGATCGGCCCGATTGGATCCCCTACCGCACGTCCTACTACAAAGACACCTGGGGTTTTTGTCTGAGTCACAATCAGCTTCTGGCCCTCCCCGAGGATGAGTATGAAGTGCGGATTGATTCGAGCTTGGAACCCGGTTACCTGTCCTACGGCGAATATTATCTTCCCGGAGAAACTCCCGAGGAAGTGCTGATTTCCTGCCATGCCTGCCATCCTTCGTTGGCCAATGACAATCTCTCGGGCATCGCGATCGCCACGACCCTAGCGAAACATCTCAGCGAAATTCATCGGCGCTATTCCTATCGATTTATCTTCATTCCGGCCACCATTGGCTCAATTACCTGGCTCAGTCGCAATGAGGAAATCGTCGATCGGATTCGCCATGGGTTGGTGCTCAGTTGTCTAGGGGATCCGGGCCATTCCACCTACAAAAAGAGTCGGCGGGGAGATGCGGAAATCGATCGAGCCGTGTTGCATATCCTGCAGCATTCGGGGAAAGACTATAAAGTGATCGATTTTTCACCCTACGGCTATGACGAACGGCAATATTGCTCGCCAGGATTTAATTTGCCCGTGGGCTGCTTTATGCGGACACCCAATAGCCAATTTCCTGAATATCATACTTCTGCAGATAATTTAGAGTTTATTCAACCTTGGGCCCTGCAAGATTCGTTCACAAAATGTCTAGGCGTTCTTTCGGTTCTCGAGCACAATAAGACCTATCTCAATCAAAATCCCAAGTGCGAACCTCAGTTAGGGAAACGCGGACTATACAGGGCCGTTGGTGGGCCGGCTGGAACTGGCATCAATGAAATGGCCATGCTCTGGACGCTTAATCTCTCCGATGGGTTACATAGTTTGCTCGAGATTGCCGATCGATCCGGATATGCGTTCGACGCGATCAAAAAAGCAGCGGATGCCCTCGAGGAAGCGGGTTTACTCAAGGCACTTTCTTAG
- a CDS encoding glucose-1-phosphate cytidylyltransferase — MKVVLFCGGLGTRLRDYSESVPKPMVNIGYRPILWHLMKYYAHYGHKEFILCLGYKADFIKEYFLNYNECLSNDFVLSGGGKQLLMLGSDIQDWKITFVDTGLHSNIGQRLKAVEKHLAGEEMFLANYSDGLTDLPLDHYINNFIRHDKIASFLCVKPTQTFHVVSTQEDGVVTSIQHVTDSDTRINGGFFAFKTEIFKYMEAGEELVIEPFQRLIEKEQLLAYKYDGFWTCMDTFRDKQNLDDMYSQGKAVWEVWKRNA, encoded by the coding sequence ATGAAAGTAGTTCTCTTTTGTGGCGGTCTAGGGACTCGGTTACGGGACTATTCTGAAAGCGTGCCCAAGCCGATGGTGAACATTGGCTACCGTCCCATTCTCTGGCATTTGATGAAGTACTATGCCCATTATGGTCATAAAGAATTTATCCTGTGCCTAGGCTACAAAGCGGATTTTATTAAGGAGTATTTTCTCAACTACAATGAGTGCCTTTCCAACGATTTTGTTCTATCAGGGGGCGGTAAGCAGCTCCTCATGCTTGGCAGCGATATCCAAGACTGGAAAATCACGTTTGTGGATACGGGGCTGCACTCCAACATTGGTCAGCGTCTGAAGGCGGTGGAGAAACACCTAGCCGGGGAGGAAATGTTCTTAGCTAATTACAGTGATGGCCTCACCGACCTGCCCTTAGATCATTACATCAATAATTTCATTCGCCACGATAAAATTGCAAGCTTCTTGTGTGTGAAACCGACCCAGACCTTCCATGTGGTATCCACGCAAGAGGATGGGGTAGTGACCAGCATTCAGCACGTAACTGATTCGGACACACGCATCAATGGTGGCTTCTTTGCGTTCAAGACGGAAATCTTCAAGTACATGGAAGCCGGTGAAGAACTGGTTATAGAACCGTTCCAGCGGCTGATTGAAAAAGAGCAATTGCTGGCCTACAAGTATGACGGCTTCTGGACGTGCATGGATACCTTCCGGGATAAGCAAAACCTTGATGATATGTATTCCCAAGGAAAGGCTGTTTGGGAAGTGTGGAAACGTAATGCTTAA
- a CDS encoding PIG-L family deacetylase — MLKLNFEAKSDSAYRVLCLGAHCDDIEIGCGGTILKLIETYPNIIFYWVVFSSSEVRSKEAFAAANRFLQGATIENIVVKNFRNSFFPFVGAEIKEYFEEIKQAFSPDLVLTHYKQDAHQDHRLISDLTWNSFRDHLILEYEIPKYDGDLGQPNCFVHLDESTCQRKIQTLMEVFDTQKKRQWFTEDTFLSLLRLRGVESNSPSRYAEAFYCRKLVL, encoded by the coding sequence GTGCTGAAACTAAACTTTGAAGCAAAATCGGACTCTGCCTATCGAGTTCTTTGTCTCGGAGCCCATTGTGATGATATTGAGATTGGCTGTGGCGGGACGATCTTAAAGTTGATTGAAACCTATCCCAATATCATTTTTTATTGGGTGGTTTTTAGTTCTAGCGAAGTGCGATCGAAGGAGGCATTTGCTGCGGCAAATCGCTTCTTGCAGGGAGCTACGATCGAGAATATTGTTGTCAAAAACTTTAGAAACAGCTTTTTCCCCTTTGTTGGAGCGGAGATCAAGGAATACTTTGAGGAGATTAAGCAAGCCTTCTCTCCAGATTTGGTTTTGACTCACTACAAACAAGATGCCCACCAGGATCATCGCCTGATTTCTGATCTCACTTGGAATAGCTTCAGGGATCATCTGATTTTAGAATATGAGATCCCAAAATATGATGGCGATCTTGGTCAGCCTAACTGTTTTGTCCATCTAGATGAATCAACTTGTCAACGCAAGATTCAGACCTTGATGGAAGTTTTTGATACGCAAAAGAAACGCCAGTGGTTTACAGAAGATACATTTCTCTCACTGCTACGCTTGCGCGGTGTTGAATCTAATTCCCCCAGTCGATATGCAGAAGCATTCTACTGTCGTAAGTTAGTTCTCTAA
- the larE gene encoding ATP-dependent sacrificial sulfur transferase LarE: MLIDTLDRSPLLDRLRDLFAEMDKALIAYSGGIDSTLVAKIAYDVLGDRALAVTAESPSLLPEDLEDARMQAAYIGIPHQVVQTHEMDNPNYTANPINRCYFCKSELHDTLKPLALQWGYPYVVDGVNGDDLRDYRPGIQAAKERGARSPLAELGITKLEVRELSKSLGLPWWDKPAQPCLSSRFPYGEEITIPKLQRVGRAELYLRKLGWQNIRVRSEGETARIEVLPEQVKQFVMDTDLPTLVQIFQEYGFLYVTLDLEGYRSGKLNDVLTQHPLNVSSTHS; encoded by the coding sequence ATGCTGATAGATACTCTTGATCGCTCACCACTGCTCGATCGTCTCCGTGACCTGTTTGCCGAGATGGATAAAGCTCTAATTGCCTACTCCGGTGGCATTGACAGCACCTTAGTGGCCAAGATTGCCTACGATGTTTTGGGCGATCGGGCCTTGGCGGTTACGGCAGAATCCCCCTCCCTGCTCCCGGAAGACTTGGAAGACGCTCGGATGCAGGCAGCCTATATCGGCATTCCCCATCAGGTTGTCCAAACCCATGAGATGGATAATCCCAACTACACCGCCAACCCCATCAATCGTTGTTACTTCTGCAAAAGTGAACTGCACGACACACTGAAACCCTTAGCGTTGCAATGGGGCTACCCCTACGTCGTGGATGGCGTCAATGGCGATGATTTGCGGGACTATCGACCTGGAATTCAAGCCGCTAAGGAACGGGGTGCCCGATCGCCCTTAGCCGAATTGGGTATTACAAAATTGGAAGTGCGGGAACTGTCCAAATCCCTAGGACTGCCTTGGTGGGATAAACCCGCTCAACCTTGCTTAAGTTCCCGGTTTCCCTATGGCGAAGAAATTACGATTCCAAAATTACAGCGAGTCGGTCGGGCAGAACTGTATTTGCGGAAATTAGGCTGGCAAAATATTCGCGTGCGATCGGAGGGAGAAACCGCCCGCATTGAAGTCCTACCAGAGCAAGTCAAACAATTTGTCATGGACACCGATTTGCCAACCCTGGTTCAGATCTTTCAAGAGTATGGGTTTCTCTACGTCACCTTAGATTTAGAAGGCTACCGCAGCGGTAAGTTAAATGATGTCTTAACTCAACACCCACTTAATGTAAGTTCAACACATTCGTGA